One part of the Humulus lupulus chromosome 9, drHumLupu1.1, whole genome shotgun sequence genome encodes these proteins:
- the LOC133800269 gene encoding uncharacterized protein LOC133800269 — MDRHWINIPNKLSAEYAAGMNEFISVARHSMDSNGMVLCPCCRCVNKKSQYMHVIKLHLITHGFLSTYTRWYHHGEQVEEVEDDGLFDTKDNVEDSDQSDDLAAGLHDAIGSKYFDIGPTSDFNDESPLNVDDKYDALFESLHKPLYNNCKGFSVLSAMVKLMNLKVLNKWTDKSFDRLLECLREILPEGNQCPVNYYQTRKLLCEVGLGYEQIDVCQYDCALFYGENANAVSCPVWFPIKARLKRMFSSKHTSKDMRWHKEVRKNEAGILRHPADGDAWKHFDNVYPDFAADSRSVRMGPKSPGKYYDVFLMPLIEELKELWDGVNAYDLYGQCMFKLRAAVLWTISDFPAYAYLSGWSTAGKLACPVCLEDTRSRRITDKQCFMGHRCYLKRNHAWRKSKEYDGSTELRGPPRTFTGDDILKKLDEIPIHTPGKASSNSSRKRKRGEKELNWCKRSVLFELPYWSKLLLRHNLDVMHIEKNVCDNIIGTLLDIEGKTKDTLKARKDLQNLNIREELWLKKDLSNNKLEKPYASYTLTREECKDFCKFIQSVRLSDGYASNISRSVTDNDKLGGMKTHDCHVLLHKILPAALLPFLTNNIRGTLIELCQFFQKNCAKTLQISDIEELRDGIVIILCKLEKIFPPSFFTIMVHLCVHLPDQVLLGGPVASRWMFGTERHMGLYKKYVRNMSRPDGSIAEAFVVDEAVTFLSRYVSNIETRFTRPERNWDIPSPNHNDHIKLLEEKGLSDSKVALEHKEQFPSWFKNKVSQMRVQKSPLANDDLYSLSQGPLERYSTYQSCIVNGVRFRCKERDDTLKTQCSGICTEGDHDNINILYYGVLIEILQLSFVLDRKVFLFRCKWYNSNPKGRSIVVDHNLTSINTSTDWYSNEPFILATQAQQVFYLLDMKRGSNWRIVQKVNHRSIYDIPEIIEETVNNDVFQEEESFQLPPFQPTEDFIESSSLVRLDVPSVTLSDQLVVDLLLNQNQNVDKDSDLDEDFDEGNIFSNNETFLSSDDTKSYTESECDDDILNS; from the exons ATGGATCGTCATTGGATAAATATACCAAATAAACTTTCAGCAGAATATGCTGCTGGAATGAATGAATTCATTAGTGTTGCAAGACACTCCATGGACTCCAATGGGATGGTTCTATGCCCTTGTTGTCGATGCGTGAATAAGAAATCACAATACATGCATGTGATAAAGTTGCACTTGATCACTCATGGATTTCTTAGTACTTACACAAGGTGGTATCACCATGGTGAGCAAGTAGAGGAAGTAGAAGATGATGGATTATTTGATACCAAGGATAATGTCGAAGATTCGGATCAGAGTGATGATTTGGCGGCAGGTCTTCATGATGCTATTGGTAGTAAGTATTTTGACATTGGTCCAACTAGTGACTTCAATGATGAATCTCCACTTAATGTGGATGACAAGTATGATGCATTGTTTGAGTCACTTCATAAGCCTTTGTACAATAACTGTAAAGGTTTCTCTGTCTTAAGCGCGATGGTGAAGTTGATGAATCTCAAAGTGCTTAACAAATGGACAGATAAATCATTCGACCGTCTTTTGGAGTGTTTGAGAGAGATATTGCCCGAGGGTAATCAGTGCCCAGTGAATTATTACCAGACGAGGAAGCTTCTTTGTGAGGTGGGCTTAGGCTATGAGCAAATTGATGTTTGTCAATACGATTGTGCATTGTTTTATGGTGAGAATGCAAATGCAGTGTCATGTCCGGTATGGTTCCCAATCAAGGCACGACTTAAGAGAATGTTTAGTTCGAAGCACACTTCTAAAGATATGCGATGGCATAAAGAGGTACGGAAAAATGAAGCCGGGATTTTACGTCATCCTGCTGATGGGGATGCTTGGAAGCATTTCGACAATGTGTATCCTGACTTTGCAGCTGATTCTAGGAGTGTACGAATGG GCCCTAAATCTCCTGGAAAATATTATGATGTGTTCTTGATGCCATTAATTGAAGAGCTTAAAGAGTTATGGGATGGAGTCAATGCATATGATTTGTATGGTCAATGCATGTTTAAACTTCGAGCTGCAGTCTTGTGGACAATTAGTGATTTTCCTGCTTATGCATACTTGTCTGGGTGGAGCACTGCTGGTAAATTAGCATGTCCTGTTTGTCTTGAAGATACAAGATCTAGAAGAATAACTGACAAACAATGTTTCATGGGACATCGATGTTATTTGAAAAGAAACCATGCTTGGAGAAAAAGTAAAGAATATGATGGATCTACTGAATTACGTGGCCCTCCTAGAACTTTTACTGGTGACGACATTTTAAAGAAATTAGATGAAATTCCTATTCATACCCCTGGTAAAGCATCAAGTAATTCTTCTAGAAAACGTAAGCGTGGAGAGAAAGAGCTGAATTGGTGTAAAAGAAGTGTTTTGTTTGAATTGCCATACTGGTCAAAGCTCTTGTTGCGTCACAATCTTGATGTGATGcatatagagaaaaatgtatgtgataacATTATTGGAACACTTTTAGACATTGAAGGCAAAACGAAAGACACTTTAAAAGCTCGTAAGGATTTACAAAATCTTAATATTCGTGAAGAGCTTTGGCTGAAGAAGGACCTATCTAATAACAAGCTTGAAAAACCTTATGCTAGTTACACTTTGACGAGAGAAGAATGCAAAGATTTTTGTAAATTCATTCAAAGTGTTAGATTATCGGATGGATATGCTTCGAATATTAGTCGATCTGTAACAGATAATGACAAACTAGGAGGAATGAAAACTCATGATTGTCATGTTTTACTTCATAAGATATTACCAGCTGCATTACTTCCTTTTCTGACAAACAACATTCGTGGTACTTTGATTGAACTTTGCCAATTCTTTCAAAAAAATTGTGCAAAAACATTACAAATTTCTGACATAGAAGAATTGAGAGATGGAATTGTAATAATTTTGTGTAAGTTGGAAAAGATATTTCCCCCATCATTTTTTACCATAATGGTTCATCTTTGTGTTCACCTACCCGATCAAGTTTTATTAGGTGGTCCAGTTGCTTCGAGATGGATGTTTGGGACAGAGCGCCATATGGGTTTGTACAAGAAATATGTGAGAAACATGTCTCGGCCTGATGGTTCAATAGCAGAAGCTTTTGTTGTAGATGAAGCTGTAACTTTCTTGTCAAGATATGTTTCTAACATAGAGACAAGATTCACAAGACCCGAGCGTAATTGGGATATACCTTCTCCAAATCATAA TGATCATATAAAGTTGTTGGAAGAAAAAGGTCTTTCAGATTCAAAAGTTGCCTTAGAGCACAAAGAACAATTTCCTTCTTGGTTTAAGAATAAA GTGTCTCAAATGCGAGTTCAAAAATCACCTCTTGCCAATGATGATTTGTACtctttatctcaaggtccacttGAACGGTACAGCACCTACCAAAGTTGTATTGTAAATGGTGTTCGATTTCGATGTAAAGAGCGTGACGATACTCTTAAGACACAATGTTCTGGAATTTGCACTGAAGGTGATCATGACAATATTAATATTCTATACTATGGTGTCTTGATTGAGATTTTGCAGTTGTCATTCGTTTTAGATCGGAAGGTGTTCTTATTTCGCTGCAAGTGGTATAACTCTAATCCAAAAGGTAGATCAATTGTTGTGGATCATAATTTGACTTCCATCAATACATCTACTGATTGGTATTCTAATGAACCATTTATCTTGGCAACTCAAGCACAACAAGTTTTCTATTTGCTTGATATGAAGCGTGGTTCAAATTGGCGGATTGTTCAAAAAGTAAATCATCGATCTATTTATGACATTCCTGAAATTATAGAAGAGACAGTAAATAATGATGTGTTTCAAGAAGAAGAATCATTTCAATTGCCACCTTTTCAACCAACTGAGGATTTCATTGAAAGTTCGTCTTTAGTTCGATTAGATGTTCCTTCTGTAACTCTTTCAGACCAACTTGTTGTTGATTTACTTTTAAACCAAAATCAAAATGTTGACAAGGATAGTGACTTAGATGAAGATTTTGATGAAggaaatatattctctaataatGAAACATTTCTCTCAAGTGATGACACAAAAAGTTATACAGAATCAGAATGTGATGATGATATTCTTAATTCATAG
- the LOC133800935 gene encoding ethylene-overproduction protein 1 has translation MMQHNKFTTMRSLKIMDGCKGTQVYALNPSGPTTTTGGGVGTGTGSGGGGGGVGDKLLHHLQDHLRVNSIRSKSNRTFQASAPIPNTSISENLLPYGLPSTDLLEPLIEPCLKYVDFVQTLADVYRRIENCPQFDKWKMFVEQCSVFRGLSDPKFFRRSLRSARQHAVDVHTKIVLAAWLRFERREDELLGTSAMDCCKRNLECPKAALVSGYNPESVYESCICSRNSLEEAEDGFLMMEEDECSTSEEDGDISFCIGDEEIRCVRYNIASLSRPFRAMLYCGFTESRREMINFSKNGISAEGMRAAEIFSRTKRLDSFDARIVLELLSLANKFCCDEMKSACDGHLASLICDMEGAMLFMEYGLEETAYLLVAACLQVFLRELPGSMHNPNMMRFFCSSEARKRLEIVGHASFVLYLFLSQIAMEEDMKSNTTVMLLERLGECATESWQRQLAFHQLGVVMLERKEYKDAQRYFEAAAEAGHIYSIVGVARAKFKRGHKYSAYKQMNSLISDYTPVGWMYQERALYCIGKEKMMDLNTATELDPTLPYPYKYRAVSLLEENMVGAAISEINKIIGFKVSPDCLELRAWLLIVLEDYEGALRDVRALLTLDPSYMLFNGKMHGDHMVELLRPIVSQLSQADCWMQLYDRWSSVDDIGSLAVVHQMLANDPGKSLLRFRQSLLLLRLNCQKAAMRSLRLARNHSTSEHERLVYEGWILYDTGHREEALAKAEESISIQRSFEAFFLKAYALSDSTLDPESSKYVIQILEEALRCPSDGLRKGQALNNLGSVYVDCDKLDLAADCYMNALNIKHTRAHQGLARVYHLKNQRKLAYDEMTKLIEKARNNASAYEKRSEYCDRDMARSDLTTATQLDPLRTYPYRYRAAVLMDDHKEKEAIIELSKPIAFKPDLQLLHLRAAFYESMNDYASTIRDCAAALCLDSSHADTIELYNISKEHVNEP, from the exons ATGATGCAGCATAATAAATTTACGACAATGCGAAGTTTGAAGATCATGGATGGGTGTAAAGGCACCCAAGTTTATGCACTTAACCCCTCTggacccaccaccaccaccggagGTGGCGTTGGCACCGGTACCGGaagcggtggtggtggtggtggtgttggtgaTAAGCTTTTACATCATCTTCAAGACCATCTCAGGGTCAATTCTATTAGATCCAAATCGAATCGAACTTTCCAAGCCTCTGCTCCAATACCCAATACTTCTATATCAGAGAATCTTCTCCCATATGGATTGCCTTCCACTGATCTCCTTGAACCTCTCATCGAGCCATGTCTCAAATACGTTGATTTCGTTCAAACCCTGGCCGATGTGTATCGAAGGATCGAGAATTGTCCTCAGTTTGACAAATGGAAGATGTTTGTCGAGCAATGTTCTGTGTTCAGAGGACTCTCCGATCCCAAATTTTTCCGACGGAGTCTCCGGTCGGCGAGGCAGCACGCCGTGGATGTTCATACCAAAATTGTTCTCGCTGCGTGGTTGCGGTTTGAGAGGAGGGAGGATGAGCTTTTGGGAACTTCGGCCATGGATTGTTGTAAACGAAATCTGGAATGTCCTAAGGCTGCTTTGGTTTCTGGGTACAACCCGGAATCAGTGTACGAATCTTGTATATGTTCTAGAAACAGTTTAGAGGAAGCTGAAGATGGATTTTTGATGATGGAGGAAGACGAGTGTTCAACATCGGAGGAAGATGGTGATATCTCATTTTGTATTGGGGATGAGGAGATTAGGTGTGTAAGGTACAATATTGCTTCTTTGTCGAGACCCTTTAGAGCAATGTTGTATTGTGGCTTTACAGAGTCAAGAAGGGAGATGATAAACTTCTCAAAGAATGGGATCTCCGCAGAGGGAATGAGGGCGGCCGAGATTTTTAGCAGGACTAAGAGATTAGATTCATTTGATGCAAGAATTGTGTTGGAGTTACTCTCTTTGGCTAACAAGTTTTGTTGCGACGAGATGAAATCAGCCTGTGATGGTCATTTGGCTTCTTTGATTTGTGATATGGAAGGTGCCATGCTGTTCATGGAGTATGGGTTGGAGGAGACTGCTTATCTTCTTGTGGCAGCTTGTTTGCAGGTGTTTTTGAGAGAACTCCCAGGTTCAATGCATAATCCGAATATGATGAGATTTTTTTGTAGTTCAGAGGCTAGGAAAAGATTGGAAATTGTTGGGCATGCTTCTTTTGTGTTGTATTTGTTTTTGAGCCAGATTGCCATGGAGGAAGACATGAAGTCGAACACGACAGTGATGCTTTTGGAGAGGCTAGGTGAGTGTGCTACTGAGAGTTGGCAAAGGCAACTAGCGTTTCATCAGTTAGGTGTTGTGATGCTGGAGAGGAAAGAATACAAAGACGCCCAGCGTTATTTTGAGGCCGCAGCTGAGGCTGGTCATATTTATTCAATAGTAGGTGTTGCAAGGGCCAAGTTTAAGCGCGGACACAAGTATTCTGCGTACAAGCAGATGAACTCTCTCATTTCGGATTATACACCAGTTGGATGGATGTATCAGGAACGAGCTTTGTATTGTATTGGGAAGGAGAAGATGATGGATTTGAACACTGCAACTGAATTGGATCCTACTCTGCCCTATCCATACAAGTATCGTGCTGTGTCTTTGTTGGAGGAAAACATGGTTGGAGCAGCCATTTCGGAGATCAATAAGATTATTGGTTTCAAAGTTTCTCCTGATTGCCTTGAACTTCGGGCATGGTTATTGATTGTCCTTGAGGATTATGAAGGAGCTTTGAGAGATGTTCGGGCACTCTTGACACTGGATCCAAGTTACATGTTATTTAATGGAAAAATGCATGGTGACCATATGGTAGAGCTCCTTCGCCCAATTGTTTCGCAGTTGAGTCAGGCTGATTGCTGGATGCAGCTCTATGATCGATGGTCCTCTGTTGATGACATTGGCTCTCTTGCCGTTGTTCACCAGATGTTGGCAAATGACCCAGGAAAAAGCCTTTTACGCTTTAGGCAGTCTCTCCTTTTATTACG GTTGAATTGTCAAAAAGCTGCAATGCGTAGTCTACGGTTGGCTCGAAATCATTCTACTTCTGAGCATGAAAGACTTGTCTATGAAGGATGGATACTTTATGACACTGGCCATCGTGAAGAAGCCTTGGCAAAAGCAGAGGAATCTATTTCTATACAGAGATCATTTGAAGCTTTTTTCCTTAAAGCATATGCTTTATCAGACTCGACTCTTGATCCTGAGTCTTCAAAGTATGTGATCCAGATTCTGGAGGAAGCTCTTAGATGCCCTTCAGATGGCCTTAGGAAAGGACAA GCACTAAACAATTTAGGAAGTGTGTATGTAGACTGTGATAAGTTGGATCTTGCCGCTGACTGCTACATGAATGCACTCAACATTAAGCATACTCGTGCACATCAGGGTCTTGCACGTGTATACCATTTGAAAAATCAACGAAAACTTGCCTATGATGAGATGACCAAGCTGATAGAGAAGGCCAGAAATAATGCCTCAGCTTATGAAAAACGCTCAGAATACTGTGACCGTGACATGGCAAGGAGTGATCTTACCACAGCAACACAATTAGATCCCCTGAGGACGTACCCTTATAGATACAGAGCAGCAG TTTTGATGGATGACCATAAGGAGAAAGAAGCCATAATAGAGCTGTCGAAACCCATTGCTTTCAAGCCAGATCTGCAGCTGCTGCATCTTCGAGCCGCCTTTTACGAATCAATGAACGATTATGCATCCACAATCCGAGACTGTGCAGCAGCTCTGTGTCTTGACTCCAGCCATGCTGATACTATTGAGCTTTACAACATATCTAAAGAGCATGTAAATGAACCATAA
- the LOC133800268 gene encoding uncharacterized protein LOC133800268: protein MAPGRRTTRSTAQSQQVEPVIDPPAPPSQVVRTTRLRIENQQVEPIIDPPAPPSQVVRTTRLRIENQQVEPVIDPSAPPTQVIRTTRSSLENQQVCRTTRSTVLSQRPRTTAQSNVEREHPQGSTHPTVQGEQVNVTTHFDTEDDNQSSQVPSGQTSSFKPRGVTRGLTTTTIAKASSTGKLSVTFNAECRQPICTNAEKFNNEIGFIIRNHGTFHYKEWRMVPEDVRAPLRHYLLEHFDINLNDETTKKCIDEQMRKAWKGHKYKLHLYFKEIGGENDLEMAKSKRHPDLKEEHQEDWMILCDRWGSPEFKERALKNTTNRSKRKWESKNGSVSTPRHHIRRGMVLTSPTGQIETWRLKHYDAEKGWTGIELGPLYDKMMELRGQHPPEELSDKEIMERVLGRDSVYLRGWGRSPSVTTSTSHRENIVGNQPTYEELLERLNDTTSRLNATSEQLSVVVDILRHNNLMAPPPPPPTDQASDANLRESPSILVRESQDDS, encoded by the exons ATGGCACCTGGTCGTCGCACCACTCGATCTACTGCTCAAAGTCAACAAGTTGAACCAGTCATTGATCCTCCTGCTCCACCTTCACAAGTTGTTCGCACTACTCGGTTGAGAATAGAGAATCAACAAGTTGAACCAATCATTGATCCTCCTGCTCCACCTTCACAAGTTGTTCGCACTACTCGGTTGAGAATAGAGAATCAACAAGTTGAACCAGTCATTGATCCTTCTGCTCCACCTACACAAGTTATTCGCACTACTCGGTCGAGTTTAGAGAATCAACAAGTTTGTCGCACCACTCGATCTACGGTACTCAGTCAACGACCTAGAACCACCGCACAATCTAATGTAGAGAGAGAACACCCTCAAGGCTCCACACACCCCACTGTACAGGGTGAACAAGTCAATGTGACGACCCATTTTGATACCGAAGATGATAATCAATCTTCCCAAGTTCCATCAG GACAAACATCTTCCTTTAAGCCACGTGGAGTTACTCGCGGCTTGACAACTACAACTATAGCTAAGGCATCATCAACTGGAAAGTTGTCAGTGACTTTTAATGCGGAGTGTCGTCAACCAATTTGTACTAATGCTGAGAAATTTAATAATGAGATTGGATTCATTATTCGGAATCATGGTACATTTCATTATAAAGAGTGGAGAATGGTCCCAGAAGATGTGAGAGCTCCATTGCGACACTATCTTTTG gaACATTTTGACATCAACTTGAATGATGAGACAACTAAAAAATGCATTGATGAGCAAATGAGAAAAGCTTGGAAGGGTCATAAGTACAAGCTGCACTTATATTTCAAAGAAATTGGAGGAGAAAATGATCTTGAGATGGCCAAGAGCAAACGTCATCCAGACTTAAAAGAAGAACATCAAGAAGATTGGATGATTTTGTGTGATCGTTGGGGTTCTCCTGAATTTAAG GAAAGAGCATTAAAGAATACTACCAATCGATCAAAGAGGAAATGGGAGTCGAAAAATGGTTCAGTCTCCACACCACGACATCACATTCGACGTGGAATGGTGTTAACTTCTCCTACCGGTCAAATTGAGACATGGCGTCTAAAGCATTATGATGCTGAGAAAGGATGGACTGGAATAGAGCTCGGGCCATTATAT gATAAAATGATGGAGTTAAGGGGTCAACATCCTCCAGAAGAACTGTCTGATAAAGAGATTATGGAGCGTGTACTTGGACGTGATTCGGTATACTTGCGAGGGTGGGGGCGGTCTCCTAGTGTCACAACTTCTACTTCACATCGTGAAAATATTGTGGGTAATCAACCAACTTATGAAGAGTTACTTGAACGACTTAATGATACAACTTCCCGCCTTAATGCTACTAGCGAACAACTTAGTGTAGTTGTGGATATACTTCGTCATAACAATTTGATGGcaccgcctccaccacctccaacagaccaagcttcagatgcaaatttaagagagtcgccatctattttagttcgggagtcacaagatgattcttag